In Picosynechococcus sp. PCC 7002, the following are encoded in one genomic region:
- the rimO gene encoding 30S ribosomal protein S12 methylthiotransferase RimO, whose protein sequence is MTTKPTIAISHLGCEKNRIDSEHMIGLLVNAGYEVDANEELADYVIVNTCSFIEDARAESVRTLVELAEANKKIVISGCMAQHFQEQLLEELPEAVALVGTGDYHKIVDVIQRTEQGEIVKEVSQEITYIADETVPRYRTTNEAVAYLRVAEGCDYRCAFCIIPHLRGDQRSRPIESIVAEAKQLAEQGVQEIILISQITTNYGKDIYGKPKLAELLRALGGVDVPWIRIHYAYPTGLTPEVIAAMRDTPNVIPYLDLPLQHSHPDILRAMNRPWQGRVNDRIIEDLKKALPDAILRTTFIVGFPGETEEHFQHLVDFVKRHEFDHVGVFTFSAEEGTPAIDLPNQLPQSVKDSRRDALMEIQQPIAARRNELCVGQTVDVLIEQENPATGELIGRSPRFAPDVDGLVYVTGEASLGSIVPVQITAADIYDLYGTIVEA, encoded by the coding sequence ATGACCACAAAACCGACAATCGCCATTTCCCATCTTGGTTGTGAAAAAAACCGCATCGATTCCGAACATATGATTGGGCTATTGGTAAATGCTGGTTATGAGGTCGATGCAAACGAAGAACTGGCCGATTACGTCATCGTCAACACCTGTAGCTTCATCGAAGATGCCCGCGCCGAATCTGTGCGTACCCTAGTGGAATTGGCAGAGGCAAACAAGAAAATCGTCATTTCCGGTTGCATGGCGCAACATTTCCAAGAGCAGCTTTTAGAAGAATTGCCTGAAGCCGTCGCCCTCGTAGGCACTGGGGATTATCACAAAATTGTTGACGTGATTCAACGCACCGAACAGGGTGAGATTGTAAAGGAAGTTTCCCAAGAAATCACCTATATCGCTGACGAAACTGTGCCCCGCTACCGCACCACCAACGAAGCGGTGGCTTATCTCCGGGTGGCGGAAGGCTGTGATTACCGCTGTGCCTTTTGCATCATCCCTCACCTCAGAGGGGATCAGCGATCGCGCCCCATTGAGTCCATCGTGGCCGAAGCCAAACAATTGGCTGAGCAAGGCGTCCAGGAAATTATTTTAATTTCCCAGATCACCACCAACTACGGCAAAGATATTTACGGCAAACCCAAATTGGCAGAACTTCTCAGAGCCTTGGGGGGTGTCGATGTACCTTGGATCCGCATCCACTACGCCTATCCGACGGGGTTAACCCCTGAGGTGATCGCGGCGATGCGTGATACCCCCAACGTTATTCCCTATCTGGATCTCCCGCTACAACATTCCCATCCAGATATTCTTCGGGCGATGAATCGTCCTTGGCAAGGTCGCGTCAATGATCGCATCATTGAAGATCTTAAAAAGGCACTCCCCGATGCAATTTTGCGCACCACCTTTATCGTGGGTTTCCCCGGCGAGACGGAAGAACACTTCCAGCACCTCGTGGATTTTGTGAAACGTCACGAATTTGATCATGTGGGTGTGTTTACTTTCTCCGCTGAGGAAGGAACCCCTGCCATTGATTTACCGAACCAACTACCGCAATCTGTCAAAGATAGCCGTCGGGATGCTCTGATGGAAATTCAACAGCCGATTGCTGCCCGCCGCAATGAACTTTGTGTCGGACAAACGGTGGATGTGCTGATCGAACAGGAAAACCCAGCGACTGGTGAATTAATCGGGCGATCGCCCCGGTTTGCCCCAGACGTTGACGGACTGGTATATGTCACCGGAGAAGCCTCCCTCGGCAGTATTGTCCCTGTTCAAATTACCGCTGCGGATATTTATGACCTCTACGGCACCATCGTTGAAGCATAA
- the hisG gene encoding ATP phosphoribosyltransferase — translation MLTIAIPKGGLLPEAIALLQQVGLDFSAFLDKKNRQLQITDPTGTARAMLVRTHDVPVYVEYGQAQLGFAGYDVLREKKPDVANLLDLGFGGCRLSVAVPKASPYKNPRQLPPNCRVASKFVNCAKDYFRDLDLPIEVIPLHGSVELGPITGMSEAIVDLVSTGNTLRENNLEEVEVLFHSTVRLIAHPTSYRANRHNMLDWVQKLEQIL, via the coding sequence ATGCTTACCATTGCCATTCCCAAAGGTGGCCTCCTCCCAGAGGCGATCGCCCTCCTCCAACAAGTCGGGTTAGACTTTAGCGCCTTCCTCGATAAAAAAAATCGCCAACTGCAAATCACCGATCCCACTGGCACCGCCCGGGCGATGCTCGTGCGCACCCATGACGTTCCCGTCTATGTCGAATATGGCCAGGCCCAACTAGGGTTTGCGGGTTACGATGTCCTCCGGGAGAAAAAACCCGATGTCGCGAATCTGTTAGACTTAGGATTCGGTGGTTGTCGCCTCTCCGTTGCCGTCCCCAAGGCCAGCCCCTACAAAAATCCCCGGCAACTCCCCCCCAACTGCCGTGTAGCCTCCAAATTTGTTAATTGCGCCAAAGACTACTTCCGCGATCTCGATCTCCCCATCGAAGTCATCCCCCTCCACGGCTCCGTCGAACTTGGCCCCATTACTGGCATGTCCGAGGCGATCGTTGACCTTGTTTCCACTGGGAATACCCTCAGGGAAAATAACCTCGAAGAAGTTGAAGTGCTCTTCCATAGCACCGTTCGCCTCATTGCCCACCCCACCAGCTACCGTGCCAACCGTCACAACATGCTCGATTGGGTGCAAAAATTGGAGCAAATCCTCTAA
- a CDS encoding ATP phosphoribosyltransferase regulatory subunit produces MIHQPPAGARDLLPLEVAQKAWINDNLQRVFQQWGYQRIVTSTLEWLETLTAGGAVDRTKVIQLQTAESQALGLRPELTASIARAAVTRMAENTFPQRLCYRANVFRHPPRGSHGKQMEFYQAGVELLFAAGIVADAEILLLLADSLDALGLEDWQLILGEAALGRSLLDPFPEPVRETVRHCVANLDRVGLQELPLDEDLKAYALDIFDLRGEPETILARVSQFDLGPEAQEIVANLKALFALLAGSTQKQLPIILDLTLIQTFDYYTGIVFEVVNFANHQSYILGQGGRYDQLLGLYHPQRENHPGIGFCLNIEELHTCLLTSPQLPKQLAGSAWLVIATEPNAQQQVFHYAQTLRQGDEMVRVEVELGGRSPAEIYAYARSSHITHLAWIDPSGEPKLETL; encoded by the coding sequence ATGATTCATCAACCCCCCGCAGGTGCCAGGGATTTATTACCCCTCGAAGTTGCTCAAAAGGCCTGGATTAATGACAATCTCCAACGGGTTTTTCAACAGTGGGGCTACCAGCGGATCGTCACCTCTACTTTGGAATGGTTGGAGACGCTCACGGCTGGCGGGGCGGTGGATCGCACAAAGGTCATTCAACTACAAACGGCAGAAAGTCAAGCTTTGGGTTTGCGTCCAGAGTTAACGGCCTCGATCGCCAGGGCGGCTGTCACCAGAATGGCCGAAAATACCTTTCCCCAACGGCTTTGTTACCGGGCCAATGTGTTTCGTCATCCCCCCCGGGGCAGCCACGGCAAACAAATGGAGTTTTACCAAGCGGGGGTAGAGTTACTCTTTGCGGCAGGAATTGTGGCGGATGCAGAAATTTTATTGCTTCTAGCAGATTCCCTCGATGCCCTGGGTTTAGAAGATTGGCAGTTAATTTTAGGAGAGGCGGCCCTGGGGCGATCGCTCTTGGATCCGTTTCCTGAACCAGTAAGGGAAACAGTTCGTCATTGTGTGGCCAATTTAGACCGGGTTGGGTTGCAGGAATTGCCCCTGGATGAGGATCTCAAGGCCTATGCCCTGGACATTTTTGATCTGCGTGGCGAGCCGGAAACCATATTGGCGCGGGTGAGTCAGTTTGATCTGGGGCCAGAGGCGCAGGAAATCGTCGCGAATCTTAAGGCTCTCTTTGCGTTATTGGCTGGGAGTACCCAGAAGCAACTGCCAATTATCTTGGATTTAACCCTAATTCAGACCTTTGATTACTACACGGGCATTGTGTTTGAGGTGGTTAATTTTGCCAATCATCAGTCTTATATCTTGGGTCAAGGTGGCCGCTATGATCAGCTGCTGGGTCTGTATCATCCCCAACGGGAAAATCACCCCGGTATTGGCTTTTGCTTGAATATTGAAGAACTACACACCTGTCTGTTGACAAGTCCCCAATTGCCCAAACAACTCGCTGGTAGTGCTTGGCTGGTGATTGCAACGGAACCCAATGCCCAGCAGCAGGTATTTCACTATGCCCAAACCCTGCGTCAAGGGGATGAAATGGTGCGCGTCGAAGTGGAACTGGGAGGGCGATCGCCTGCCGAAATTTATGCCTATGCCCGCAGCAGCCACATTACCCACCTCGCCTGGATTGACCCCAGTGGCGAACCCAAACTCGAAACCCTCTAA
- a CDS encoding J domain-containing protein, which produces MSLAINQGLFARKIADHFAVLGLPIDANPKVVRKAYLQIAQRLHPDTCTLTQALDKRLASEFLSKLVNPAYEKLSKPASWSEYQVILVQLSQQLSNETDNLVLTTTEAQELLDTPGNISALYREKVAALAQANYQTMATVPQAIATLSELNLVYLQYLGKVKKVETKETMPQYPGETMATSGATVSPPPKNTSTSSLDAALWRGEEHLKKKNYAKAVLEFRDALQLDPNCIKAHALMGLSYLSQNQLAMAKVHIKKAYLSKPTDPLVRQAKQALEKVMGSALETQPGAKKGSADKQGGLFGGLFGGKKK; this is translated from the coding sequence ATGTCGCTTGCCATTAACCAAGGATTATTTGCTCGAAAAATTGCCGACCATTTTGCGGTGCTCGGCTTGCCCATTGATGCGAATCCAAAAGTCGTGCGCAAAGCCTATTTACAAATTGCCCAACGGCTCCACCCGGATACCTGTACCCTAACCCAGGCTCTGGATAAACGCTTGGCCAGTGAATTTTTGTCAAAGCTCGTGAATCCGGCCTATGAAAAACTGTCTAAACCGGCTTCCTGGTCGGAATACCAAGTGATTCTGGTGCAATTGAGTCAGCAATTGAGTAATGAGACAGATAACCTTGTCCTCACCACGACGGAAGCCCAGGAACTCCTCGATACCCCAGGGAATATTTCGGCGCTCTACCGGGAGAAGGTGGCCGCTTTGGCCCAGGCAAATTACCAAACGATGGCTACAGTCCCCCAGGCGATCGCCACCTTAAGCGAACTGAACCTCGTCTATCTCCAATACCTCGGCAAGGTTAAAAAAGTCGAGACAAAAGAAACCATGCCCCAATATCCTGGGGAAACCATGGCGACATCAGGCGCTACCGTCAGCCCGCCGCCGAAAAATACCAGCACATCTTCCCTAGACGCAGCCCTCTGGCGGGGGGAAGAACACCTAAAAAAGAAAAACTATGCCAAGGCCGTACTGGAATTCCGAGATGCCCTCCAGCTCGATCCCAACTGCATTAAGGCCCACGCCCTCATGGGACTGTCCTATCTCAGCCAAAACCAACTGGCAATGGCCAAGGTGCATATCAAAAAAGCTTACCTCTCCAAACCAACAGATCCCCTCGTGCGCCAAGCCAAACAAGCCCTCGAAAAAGTGATGGGCAGCGCCCTAGAGACCCAACCAGGGGCCAAGAAAGGGAGCGCCGATAAACAAGGGGGTTTATTTGGCGGTTTGTTTGGCGGGAAAAAGAAGTAG
- a CDS encoding inositol monophosphatase family protein: MALPSLPERQTYLDIATEAALSAGAILRKYYGNLQQIREKATPGDLITEADTTSEAAIIELLQRHLPDVPIHAEEAGQLATNQPSPYLWMIDPLDGTVNYAHGYPMFSVSIALLYADEPLVGVVYNPYRDELFRAAQGLGATLNRQPIQVSKTDQLQNSLLTTGFAYDRRQTKDNNYREFCYLTHQTQGVRRGGSAALDLADVACGRLDGYWERGIQPWDMAAGICILREAGGLVTSYDQTPLDMSSGRLLATNGKIHTPLSVALQEAQGWFQSYYAADS; encoded by the coding sequence ATGGCCCTTCCCTCCCTACCCGAACGCCAAACTTACCTCGACATTGCCACAGAAGCCGCCCTCAGTGCTGGCGCAATTCTCAGAAAATATTACGGTAACCTCCAACAAATTCGAGAAAAAGCCACCCCAGGCGACCTGATCACAGAAGCGGATACCACCTCCGAAGCCGCCATTATCGAGCTGCTCCAAAGACATCTACCGGATGTGCCGATCCATGCCGAAGAAGCAGGCCAGTTAGCCACAAATCAGCCCAGTCCCTACCTCTGGATGATCGATCCCCTCGATGGCACGGTGAACTACGCCCATGGCTATCCGATGTTTTCGGTTTCCATTGCTCTGTTATATGCTGATGAACCGTTAGTCGGCGTTGTTTACAATCCCTACCGCGATGAACTCTTCCGCGCCGCCCAAGGATTAGGGGCCACCCTAAATCGCCAACCGATCCAAGTTTCAAAAACAGATCAGCTACAAAATAGTCTCCTGACCACTGGCTTTGCCTATGATCGCCGGCAAACGAAGGATAATAATTACCGTGAATTTTGTTACCTCACCCACCAAACCCAGGGGGTCAGACGGGGCGGATCGGCGGCCCTTGATCTCGCGGATGTGGCCTGTGGTCGCCTAGACGGTTACTGGGAGCGGGGCATCCAACCCTGGGATATGGCGGCGGGCATCTGCATTTTGCGCGAAGCAGGCGGCCTCGTCACCAGCTACGATCAAACCCCCCTCGATATGAGCAGTGGTCGGCTCTTGGCGACGAATGGCAAAATTCATACCCCGTTGAGTGTCGCCCTCCAAGAGGCCCAAGGATGGTTTCAGAGTTATTACGCTGCGGATTCATAA
- a CDS encoding 2Fe-2S iron-sulfur cluster-binding protein, translating into MAKTHKITINYRQINETQTFTVPEDEFILRSIEKQGFQIPFSCRNGACTTCAVRVLSGDLEQKYAMGLSPDLQRQGYALMCVSHAKSDLVVETQDEDEVYELQFGRNFGKGKIRFGLPLDED; encoded by the coding sequence ATGGCTAAAACTCACAAAATCACGATTAATTACCGGCAAATTAACGAAACCCAGACTTTTACCGTCCCTGAGGACGAATTCATCTTGCGGAGCATCGAAAAACAAGGGTTTCAGATTCCCTTCTCCTGTCGCAACGGGGCCTGCACGACTTGCGCTGTGCGGGTTTTGTCGGGGGATCTCGAACAAAAATATGCCATGGGACTTTCCCCGGATCTCCAACGCCAGGGTTACGCCCTGATGTGTGTGAGCCATGCCAAAAGTGATTTGGTGGTAGAAACCCAGGATGAGGACGAAGTGTATGAACTCCAGTTTGGGCGCAACTTCGGTAAGGGTAAGATTCGCTTTGGTCTACCCCTTGATGAAGACTAA
- a CDS encoding ABC-F family ATP-binding cassette domain-containing protein — MSIITLQSIKKDFGIKEILREASLSIDDGEKVGLIGVNGGGKSTLLKMIAGIEPIDGGQRLVRSGARIIYLPQQPEIDPENTVLDQIFANCSEQMKWVKAYEDLSHKMAKTSGDELNSLMGKLSSITEKMDALNAWEVETNAKIILSKLGIDDFETKVGDLSGGYRKRIALASALLSEPDLLLMDEPTNHLDADSVEWLEGYLTQFSGALLLITHDRYFLDKVTNHIVEIDRGDLYTYAGNYSYYLEKKALAEEAAVSSQQKHKGVLRRELEWLKRGPKARSTKQKARIDRIADMQNTTFKEAQGKVEIDTPGRRIGKKVIVVENLCKSFDDKTIIKDFSYEFNPGDRLGIIGGNGAGKSTFLNLITGRLEPDSGTVEIGSTIHIGYFDQHSDDLLDEATQNQRVIDYIKDVATYVQTADGTQITASQMLERFLFPPDQQYAPIHKLSGGEKRRLFLLKVLMGAPNLLILDEPTNDLDVQTLSILEDYLEDFNGCVIIVAHDRYFLDRTVNMIFALEGNGLLRQYPGNYSLYLDYKQAEAVQNPPENPPQKEAIAKPQTPSKPKAVPSRRLSNYQRRELARLENEIIPELEIQREALQMELSNQVDYEQLQTLSLKLEALNQDIEAKTERWLELAEMEH; from the coding sequence ATGAGTATCATTACCCTCCAATCCATTAAAAAAGATTTCGGCATTAAAGAAATTCTCAGAGAGGCGAGCTTAAGCATCGATGATGGTGAAAAAGTCGGCTTGATTGGGGTAAATGGGGGTGGCAAATCAACCCTTTTAAAAATGATTGCGGGGATTGAACCCATTGATGGAGGACAGCGGCTCGTTCGTTCTGGGGCAAGGATTATTTATCTACCACAACAACCAGAAATTGATCCAGAAAATACTGTTTTAGATCAGATTTTTGCCAATTGCAGTGAACAAATGAAATGGGTTAAAGCCTACGAAGATTTATCCCATAAAATGGCAAAAACTTCTGGCGATGAGCTAAATAGTTTAATGGGCAAATTATCCAGTATTACCGAAAAAATGGATGCCCTGAATGCTTGGGAAGTGGAAACCAATGCCAAGATTATTTTGAGTAAATTAGGTATTGATGATTTTGAGACAAAAGTAGGGGATTTATCCGGTGGTTACCGCAAACGCATTGCCCTTGCTTCAGCATTATTATCAGAACCTGATTTGCTCCTAATGGATGAACCAACGAACCACCTAGATGCCGATTCAGTGGAATGGTTAGAGGGCTATTTAACTCAATTTTCAGGGGCATTACTATTAATCACCCACGACCGTTATTTCCTTGACAAAGTCACCAACCACATCGTCGAAATTGATCGCGGTGATCTGTATACCTATGCCGGAAATTATTCCTATTACCTAGAGAAAAAAGCCCTGGCAGAAGAGGCAGCGGTTAGCAGCCAACAGAAACATAAAGGGGTATTGCGACGGGAATTAGAATGGCTCAAACGGGGGCCGAAGGCGAGGAGTACCAAACAAAAAGCGCGCATTGATCGGATTGCCGATATGCAAAATACAACCTTCAAAGAAGCTCAAGGAAAAGTTGAGATCGATACGCCCGGTCGCCGTATTGGCAAAAAAGTTATCGTCGTCGAAAATCTCTGTAAAAGTTTTGATGATAAAACGATCATTAAAGATTTTAGTTATGAATTTAATCCCGGCGATCGCCTCGGTATTATCGGCGGCAATGGGGCGGGTAAATCGACCTTTTTAAATCTGATTACAGGACGACTCGAACCCGATAGCGGCACAGTAGAAATCGGCAGTACGATTCATATTGGTTATTTTGACCAACATTCCGATGATTTACTTGATGAAGCGACACAAAATCAACGGGTGATTGATTACATCAAAGATGTTGCCACCTATGTACAAACGGCGGATGGCACACAAATTACAGCGTCACAAATGTTGGAACGATTCTTGTTTCCGCCCGATCAACAATATGCGCCGATTCATAAACTTTCTGGGGGTGAAAAACGGCGTTTATTTCTGCTAAAAGTGCTGATGGGTGCGCCGAATTTACTCATTCTTGACGAACCTACGAATGATCTCGATGTACAAACCCTTTCTATTTTGGAAGATTATCTCGAAGACTTTAATGGCTGTGTGATTATCGTTGCCCACGACCGTTATTTTCTCGACCGGACAGTGAACATGATTTTCGCCCTCGAAGGCAATGGACTGCTGAGACAATACCCCGGTAATTATTCCCTTTATTTAGACTATAAACAGGCAGAAGCCGTCCAAAACCCACCAGAAAATCCTCCCCAAAAAGAGGCGATCGCCAAACCACAAACACCCAGCAAGCCGAAAGCCGTTCCATCCCGTCGCCTGTCAAACTACCAACGGCGCGAACTAGCACGTCTCGAAAATGAGATCATTCCTGAGCTAGAAATTCAGCGGGAAGCATTACAGATGGAACTCAGTAACCAAGTGGACTATGAGCAATTGCAGACCCTTTCCTTAAAATTAGAAGCCCTAAATCAAGACATCGAAGCGAAAACAGAACGGTGGTTAGAACTGGCAGAAATGGAGCATTAA
- a CDS encoding DUF29 domain-containing protein: protein MTQAKSKILYDQDFYQWIEQTISNLKSGDLEALDRDNLIEEIEALGKQEKRELESRLITLFEHALKRKYVPLEECHRGWDVTIRRTQKEILKILRDSPSLKNYLQEIFLDCYQEALENMQIEYDVEFPQNYPFPIEFNQLLTQSLS, encoded by the coding sequence ATGACCCAGGCAAAATCAAAAATCCTCTATGATCAAGACTTTTATCAATGGATTGAACAAACCATCTCTAACTTAAAATCAGGCGACTTAGAAGCCCTTGATCGAGACAATTTAATCGAGGAAATAGAGGCTTTGGGTAAACAGGAAAAACGCGAATTAGAAAGCCGTTTAATTACTTTATTTGAGCATGCCCTCAAACGGAAATATGTCCCTTTAGAAGAATGCCATCGCGGTTGGGACGTGACAATTCGACGCACCCAAAAAGAAATATTGAAAATCCTTAGGGACTCTCCCAGCTTAAAAAATTATCTTCAAGAAATTTTCTTGGATTGCTACCAAGAAGCCCTTGAAAATATGCAAATTGAATATGATGTAGAATTCCCTCAGAATTATCCTTTTCCAATAGAGTTCAATCAATTATTAACACAATCCTTAAGCTAA
- the thrS gene encoding threonine--tRNA ligase: MDQVNGEQLEPMKLPKTSESDTLKRIRHTTSHVMAMAVQKLFPDAQVTIGPWTENGFYYDFDKPEPFTEADLKAIKKEMVKIVKKKLPVVREEISRAEAEKRIKEINEPYKLEILAGIHDPITLYYLGDQWWDLCAGPHVENTGDINPKAIALESVAGAYWRGDENNQQLQRIYGTAWETPEQLKEYQRRKEEALKRDHRKLGRELGLFMFSDQVGPGLPLWTPKGTLIRSTLENFLKAEQTKRGYQGVVTPHIARVDLFKVSGHWQNYREDMFPMMADGDAERAAEQGFVMKPMNCPFHIQIYKDQLRSYRELPIRLAEFGTVYRYEQSGELGGLTRVRGFTVDDSHLFVTPDQLEAEFFNVVDLILTVFKSLQLKNFKARLSFRDPNSDKYIGSDEVWEKAQNAIRKAVTKLDMDYFEAEGEAAFYGPKLDFIFQDVLEREWQLGTVQVDYNLPERFELEYVTEHGDRQRPIMIHRAPFGSLERLIGILIEEYAGDFPLWLAPEQVRILPVSDEFYDYAKEQAAKLQAMGIRAVADASGERLGKLIRNAEKQKIPVMAIAGAKEVEANSLSIRTRASGELGAIPMEEVISRLIEANTNHTNF, encoded by the coding sequence ATGGATCAGGTGAATGGTGAACAACTCGAACCGATGAAACTTCCCAAAACCAGTGAATCAGACACCCTCAAGCGGATTCGTCACACCACCTCCCACGTCATGGCGATGGCAGTGCAAAAGCTATTTCCCGACGCCCAGGTCACCATTGGTCCTTGGACAGAGAATGGGTTTTACTACGATTTTGATAAGCCAGAACCCTTCACCGAAGCGGATCTCAAGGCAATCAAAAAAGAGATGGTAAAAATCGTCAAGAAAAAATTGCCTGTCGTTCGTGAAGAAATTTCCCGCGCCGAAGCCGAAAAACGGATCAAGGAAATTAACGAACCCTACAAACTCGAAATCCTCGCAGGAATTCACGACCCCATCACCCTCTACTACCTCGGCGATCAATGGTGGGATCTTTGTGCTGGCCCCCACGTGGAAAATACCGGTGATATTAACCCCAAGGCGATCGCCCTCGAATCGGTCGCCGGAGCCTACTGGCGGGGTGACGAAAATAACCAGCAACTCCAGCGTATTTACGGCACCGCTTGGGAAACCCCCGAACAGCTCAAAGAATACCAACGCCGCAAAGAGGAAGCCCTCAAACGCGACCACCGCAAACTCGGCAGAGAACTGGGTTTGTTTATGTTCTCCGATCAAGTCGGCCCCGGCTTACCCCTCTGGACGCCGAAGGGAACTTTGATCCGTTCCACCCTCGAAAATTTCCTCAAGGCAGAGCAAACTAAACGCGGCTACCAAGGTGTCGTGACTCCCCACATCGCCCGCGTGGATCTCTTTAAAGTATCCGGTCACTGGCAGAATTACCGCGAGGATATGTTCCCGATGATGGCGGATGGCGACGCAGAACGGGCGGCGGAACAGGGTTTTGTGATGAAGCCGATGAACTGCCCCTTTCACATCCAAATTTATAAGGATCAACTGCGTTCCTATCGGGAATTGCCGATCCGTTTGGCAGAATTTGGCACGGTTTATCGTTACGAGCAATCCGGTGAATTGGGTGGTTTAACGCGAGTGCGGGGCTTTACCGTGGACGATTCTCACCTTTTCGTTACGCCAGATCAACTGGAAGCAGAATTCTTTAACGTGGTTGATTTAATTTTGACCGTCTTTAAGAGTTTGCAACTGAAAAATTTCAAGGCGCGACTAAGCTTCCGTGACCCCAACTCCGATAAATATATTGGCTCCGATGAGGTCTGGGAAAAGGCGCAAAACGCAATCCGTAAAGCCGTCACCAAGCTCGACATGGACTATTTTGAAGCCGAAGGGGAAGCGGCGTTCTACGGCCCGAAACTGGACTTTATTTTCCAAGATGTCCTCGAACGGGAATGGCAATTGGGCACGGTACAGGTGGATTACAATCTCCCCGAACGGTTTGAATTGGAATATGTTACTGAGCATGGCGATCGCCAACGGCCGATCATGATCCACCGCGCGCCCTTCGGCTCCTTGGAGCGATTGATCGGCATTCTGATCGAAGAATATGCGGGTGATTTTCCTCTATGGCTCGCCCCCGAACAGGTCAGAATTCTTCCCGTCAGTGATGAATTTTACGATTACGCCAAGGAACAAGCCGCGAAACTGCAAGCTATGGGGATTCGGGCCGTGGCTGATGCCTCTGGGGAACGTCTGGGCAAATTGATCCGCAACGCCGAAAAACAGAAAATCCCCGTCATGGCGATCGCCGGGGCGAAGGAAGTCGAAGCCAATAGCCTCAGTATCCGCACCCGTGCCTCTGGGGAACTCGGTGCGATTCCGATGGAGGAAGTGATTTCCCGCCTCATCGAAGCCAACACGAACCACACCAATTTCTAA
- a CDS encoding crossover junction endodeoxyribonuclease RuvC, with product MKRWLGIDPGLAIIGWAVLEEQGQTLPQILDYGIIETAKDLSTPQRLLEIEQDYTEILGEFHPEAIAIEMPFFSRQIKAAGGVLQGLGILNLVSLRELNIEPIYLHQSSWKCHIGNAKADKREVATLVQSIFGMETMPIDDSVDAIAIAYAAACGLRNNI from the coding sequence ATGAAGCGTTGGCTTGGCATTGATCCTGGTTTAGCGATTATTGGCTGGGCGGTTCTCGAAGAACAGGGGCAAACGCTGCCACAAATTCTTGATTACGGCATTATCGAAACAGCCAAAGATTTATCGACGCCCCAACGACTCCTAGAGATTGAACAGGACTACACAGAAATTTTGGGGGAATTTCACCCAGAGGCGATCGCCATCGAGATGCCCTTCTTTAGCCGTCAGATCAAAGCCGCAGGAGGCGTGTTGCAGGGCCTAGGCATTTTAAACTTGGTTAGCCTGCGAGAATTAAACATCGAACCGATTTATCTGCACCAATCCAGTTGGAAATGCCACATTGGTAATGCAAAGGCCGATAAGCGGGAAGTGGCGACCCTCGTGCAGTCGATTTTTGGGATGGAGACGATGCCTATCGATGATAGTGTCGACGCCATTGCGATCGCCTATGCCGCCGCCTGTGGCTTACGGAATAACATTTGA
- a CDS encoding DUF5615 family PIN-like protein codes for MKLLLDQGLPRSAATLLSEAGIDTIHVAEIGLSAADDTDILQRAKDDERVVVTLDADFHALLALSEAASPSVIRIRIERLRAQALTNLLLKVLGEVTEDLEQGAIVTVETSRVRMRRLPLMKEY; via the coding sequence ATGAAACTGCTGCTTGATCAGGGCTTGCCACGTTCTGCGGCAACGTTGCTCAGTGAGGCTGGAATCGATACGATTCACGTTGCTGAGATTGGTTTGTCGGCAGCAGATGACACCGATATCCTTCAAAGAGCAAAAGATGATGAGCGTGTAGTTGTTACTCTTGATGCCGACTTCCATGCTTTACTGGCTCTAAGTGAAGCGGCTTCTCCTTCCGTAATTCGCATCCGCATTGAAAGATTGCGTGCTCAAGCGTTGACCAATCTGCTCTTAAAAGTTCTTGGTGAAGTGACAGAGGATTTGGAACAGGGGGCGATTGTGACAGTTGAAACGAGTCGAGTTCGTATGCGCCGTCTCCCATTGATGAAAGAATACTAA